The window AAAATACTTAGATAAAAGTGTAGATTTTTTGAAAGCATGGTCACGGGTTAATATTCCAAATGGTGATCCGATTGATGATACGAATTTGGACAAAGCCGTTGAAACTTATGATTTGATTAAGGATAAACTCAAGCCAAATGATAAAAAGCTGATAGAAGATTGGTTGGCAAATACGGCAACGGCAGAAATAAACAGCATCAGAATGAAACCTGGTCGAAGTACGGCAACAAACAATTGGAACGCACATCGCCTTAAAGAAATTGGTGAAATTGGTTATGCGCTAAATAATAAAACCTTTATTGATTGGGCAATTGATAACCTTAAAAAGCACATTGAGGTTAACTTAAATGCTGATGGAACGAGTTTAGATTTTAAACAAAGAGATGCAATGCATTATCATATTTATGATTTAGAACCAATGTTAAGGTTAGCGATTTTGATAGATCGTGCTGGGGGTGGAAACTTTTATAATTATGAATCGAACACAGGTTCTTCCATTAAAAAATCCGTAGAATGGTTAATTCCTTATGTTAAAGGCGAAAAGCAACATGAAGAGTATGTAAATACGACAGTAAAATTTGATCGCGATAGGGCTAAAAATAATGAACCAGGTTTTGCGCCAGGATCGATGTTTAAGCCAGTGCTTGCTGTACCTGTATTAAGGTTATCTAAATATTTCGATCCAACACATGAAAAG is drawn from Pedobacter mucosus and contains these coding sequences:
- a CDS encoding alginate lyase family protein; translated protein: MKKFALIIILSFLFFNSFAQIVSLNPSEIKQLKPLIQNDEETKKLYLSFDKSAVIALTEQPNPIDTIRTEGLLKGNPKKERTSKALQDMYKMYALALQYRLTNDKKYLDKSVDFLKAWSRVNIPNGDPIDDTNLDKAVETYDLIKDKLKPNDKKLIEDWLANTATAEINSIRMKPGRSTATNNWNAHRLKEIGEIGYALNNKTFIDWAIDNLKKHIEVNLNADGTSLDFKQRDAMHYHIYDLEPMLRLAILIDRAGGGNFYNYESNTGSSIKKSVEWLIPYVKGEKQHEEYVNTTVKFDRDRAKNNEPGFAPGSMFKPVLAVPVLRLSKYFDPTHEKLLSTVNDKGKSFQMVIETIQQKRK